A genomic stretch from Nocardia wallacei includes:
- a CDS encoding type I polyketide synthase yields MANSDRRLVEALRKSLLEVEQLRAANQELRDAWCEPLAVVGVGCRFPGGVVSGEGLWGVVSGGCDVVGGFPVDRGWGEVFDPVPGVVGRSYVGCGGFVAGVGGFDAGFFGVSPREAVGLDPQQRLVLEVGWEALEVGGFDPWGLRGGGVGVFAGVMYHDYGLVGQAGSLVSGRLAYVLGLRGPAVSVDTACSSSLVALHAAGLSLRAGECGLALVVGVTVLATPEVFVEFSRQRGLAPDGRCKSFAAAADGVGWGEGVGVLVVEKLSDALRNDREIFAVVKGSAVNQDGASNGLTAPNGPAQQRVIRAALANAGLSVSDIDVLEAHGTGTKLGDPIEAQAVLATYGQRDRDGEPLWLGSVKSNIGHTQAAAGMAGVIKMIHAMRHGVLPKTLHVDAPTPHVDWSSGHVRLLTEQRPWPDLGRPRRAAVSSFGISGTNAHVILEQPPTPPDQPRFVPPRRRIVDTQSGAPAEQPVPQVIPWVVSARSRAALSAQCERLREFVTERPELEVADVGVSLARRTVFEYRTVVCGTDRESLLTGLRTAGTETPAASSVRTAFLFPGQGAQWPGMGRELYERYPVFAAAWDAIAEQFGVGLRETVWGNESAALARTENAQVGLFAVEVALFRLLESWGMVPDAVAGHSVGEIAAAHVAGVLSLADAVRVVSARAALMRSLPDDGAMIAVRADADDVRARLCPGVEIAAVNGPRSVVISGRAEAVEQVAADFAARGRRTKRLTVSHAFHSPLIDPVLADLAADLRGIATATPDIPVVSNLTGEFAAADYGSADYWVRHARQPVRFADGIAALREHGISQFVEVGPGSGLTAAIGEIATDAVVVSTMRKDRGEQEALLDGVAGSFVHGRHVEWQALFRDTGARRVALPTYAFQHEHYWIAARRSAAPDVPASPAPQPAAVVEPRTRTAPETTGTHEEALYHVRWLPVESQRLGDADEAEEAGEHTGTHTEWDRLRPGGPVSDPVVLRVGGTADDGPAGMRETTGRVLTALRAWLTDDRYAHSRLLVLTRGAADVAGKDVTDLAAAPVWGLVRAAQAEHPGRILLADTDDSADPAVLATLDEPELAIRDGQLLAPRLTRLPRGDSGSVLDATGTVLVIGGTTGYGAQIAQHLVAAHGARRLVLTTREPVPEGVARPLLGTLADAGAAARIAVCDPADRHALRDLLAGLADADTPLGIVYTAPAPPLGLVRTLTAAQLEAALRDRAAGAWHLHELTADRDLSFLLLLSAATGSVLPAAQACDAAGTAFLAALASHRNGQGLPATALAWGPWAELGAGALTTELQLERLRRQGVSRLGRDEALNLFDRAVRCGEPALHAVRIDAAILADRTDYRPALLRQLVADAARARSEPTRDAAHTRPDGQRDIAGDVRAVVAAALGHRDPGAVEPDRPFLELGVESLSVMDIQAGLRRATGIRLSPREILDSGSVTGLARLVASRSARPDAADTEAGDPASTDLGVAELFRAAVRARAVDRGLALISAAADLRPTFDTAGPPPASLALSRGPAEPLLVCVSAPIITGGIHQYVRIAKRFEGRIPVSGVPLAGFGAGESLPATPAAAVSWLCDAVEQAAGGRPIVLVGYSSGGALAHAAAGRLAARGSAELRGLVMLDSFRPDAAGWGAPMEPLFAGMLDGEDGTGDGGLAVRLTAMAMWGRHLRALPLDPLPLPVLFVRCTRNYRPPGGDLPEFPLATGWQPEHTVREVGYDHFTLLTDGAADVARHITNWLAPH; encoded by the coding sequence GCGGGGTCGTTGGTGTCGGGTCGGTTGGCGTATGTGTTGGGGTTGCGGGGTCCGGCGGTGTCGGTGGATACGGCGTGTTCGTCGTCGTTGGTGGCGTTGCATGCGGCGGGGTTGTCGTTGCGGGCGGGGGAGTGTGGGTTGGCGTTGGTGGTGGGGGTGACGGTGTTGGCGACGCCGGAGGTGTTCGTGGAGTTTTCGCGGCAGCGGGGGTTGGCTCCGGACGGACGCTGCAAATCGTTCGCCGCCGCGGCCGACGGCGTGGGCTGGGGTGAGGGCGTGGGTGTGCTGGTGGTGGAGAAATTGTCGGACGCGCTGCGCAACGATCGCGAGATTTTCGCGGTGGTGAAGGGTTCGGCGGTGAATCAGGACGGGGCGTCGAATGGTTTGACGGCTCCGAACGGTCCGGCGCAGCAACGGGTCATCCGTGCGGCATTGGCGAACGCGGGTTTGTCGGTGAGCGATATCGACGTCCTGGAGGCGCACGGTACCGGCACGAAACTCGGCGACCCCATCGAGGCGCAGGCGGTGCTGGCGACCTACGGTCAGCGCGACCGCGACGGCGAACCGCTGTGGCTGGGATCGGTGAAATCCAATATCGGGCATACGCAGGCGGCCGCGGGTATGGCGGGTGTGATCAAGATGATTCATGCGATGCGGCACGGGGTGTTGCCGAAGACGTTGCATGTGGATGCGCCGACGCCGCATGTGGATTGGTCGTCGGGGCATGTGCGGTTGCTGACCGAGCAGCGGCCGTGGCCGGATCTGGGGCGTCCGCGCCGGGCGGCGGTGTCGTCGTTCGGGATCTCCGGCACCAACGCCCACGTCATCCTCGAACAGCCACCCACGCCGCCCGACCAGCCGCGTTTCGTCCCGCCCCGCCGCCGAATCGTCGACACGCAGAGCGGCGCGCCCGCGGAACAACCTGTGCCGCAGGTGATTCCGTGGGTCGTCTCGGCGCGCTCGCGGGCGGCCCTGTCGGCCCAGTGCGAACGACTGCGTGAGTTCGTCACCGAGCGTCCGGAGCTGGAGGTGGCCGACGTGGGCGTGTCCCTGGCCCGGCGGACCGTATTCGAGTATCGGACGGTGGTGTGCGGAACCGACCGCGAGTCGCTGCTGACCGGATTGCGGACGGCCGGGACGGAGACACCGGCGGCATCCTCGGTGCGCACCGCGTTCCTGTTCCCCGGCCAAGGGGCGCAGTGGCCGGGAATGGGCCGCGAACTGTACGAGCGGTATCCGGTCTTCGCCGCCGCGTGGGACGCGATCGCCGAGCAGTTCGGGGTCGGGCTGCGAGAGACGGTGTGGGGCAACGAATCCGCGGCGCTGGCGCGGACGGAGAATGCTCAGGTCGGCCTGTTCGCGGTCGAAGTGGCATTGTTCCGGCTGCTCGAGTCGTGGGGCATGGTCCCCGACGCCGTGGCCGGGCATTCGGTCGGTGAGATCGCCGCGGCGCACGTCGCGGGTGTGCTGTCGCTCGCGGACGCCGTGCGGGTGGTGTCGGCGCGGGCCGCGCTGATGCGGTCGCTGCCCGATGACGGGGCGATGATCGCGGTGCGGGCGGACGCGGACGACGTGCGGGCGCGGTTGTGCCCCGGAGTGGAGATCGCCGCGGTGAACGGCCCGCGGTCGGTCGTGATCTCGGGCCGCGCGGAGGCGGTCGAACAGGTCGCGGCGGACTTCGCCGCGCGGGGCCGCCGGACCAAGCGGCTCACCGTGTCCCACGCCTTCCACTCCCCGCTCATCGATCCCGTGCTCGCCGATCTCGCCGCTGACCTCCGCGGCATCGCGACCGCCACGCCGGACATCCCGGTCGTCTCGAACCTCACCGGCGAGTTCGCGGCCGCGGACTACGGCTCGGCGGACTACTGGGTGCGGCACGCCCGGCAGCCGGTCCGCTTCGCCGACGGCATCGCCGCCCTGCGCGAGCACGGCATCTCGCAGTTCGTCGAGGTCGGCCCCGGGAGCGGGCTGACGGCCGCCATCGGTGAGATCGCCACCGACGCGGTGGTCGTCTCGACCATGCGCAAGGATCGCGGCGAGCAGGAAGCGTTACTCGACGGCGTAGCGGGGAGCTTCGTCCACGGCCGCCACGTCGAGTGGCAGGCGCTGTTCCGCGACACGGGCGCACGACGAGTCGCCTTGCCCACCTACGCATTCCAACACGAGCACTACTGGATCGCCGCCCGGCGCAGCGCGGCCCCGGACGTCCCGGCATCGCCCGCCCCGCAGCCCGCCGCAGTGGTCGAGCCGCGAACTCGCACCGCACCGGAAACCACCGGCACACACGAGGAAGCGCTGTATCACGTGCGCTGGCTGCCCGTGGAGTCACAGCGACTCGGCGACGCGGACGAAGCCGAGGAGGCGGGCGAACACACCGGAACTCATACCGAATGGGACCGGCTGCGGCCCGGCGGCCCGGTGTCCGATCCGGTCGTCCTGCGGGTGGGCGGCACGGCGGACGACGGTCCGGCGGGCATGCGCGAGACCACCGGCCGGGTGCTGACCGCACTGCGGGCCTGGCTCACCGATGACCGATACGCGCACTCCCGCCTGCTGGTCCTGACGCGCGGCGCGGCCGACGTGGCCGGAAAGGACGTGACCGACCTCGCGGCCGCGCCCGTGTGGGGCCTCGTCCGCGCCGCCCAGGCGGAACATCCCGGCCGCATCCTGCTCGCCGACACCGACGACTCCGCCGATCCCGCCGTCCTCGCCACCCTGGACGAGCCCGAACTCGCCATCCGCGACGGGCAACTCCTCGCCCCGCGCTTGACCCGACTCCCGCGCGGTGACTCCGGATCCGTCCTCGACGCCACCGGCACCGTGCTCGTGATCGGCGGGACCACCGGATACGGCGCCCAGATCGCGCAGCACCTGGTCGCGGCGCACGGCGCGCGGCGGCTCGTCCTCACCACCCGCGAGCCGGTTCCCGAGGGAGTCGCCCGGCCGCTGCTGGGCACGCTCGCGGACGCGGGCGCCGCGGCTCGCATCGCGGTGTGCGACCCCGCGGACCGACATGCGCTGCGGGACTTGCTCGCTGGGCTCGCCGACGCCGACACACCGCTCGGCATCGTCTACACGGCGCCCGCACCGCCGCTGGGGCTGGTCCGCACCCTGACCGCCGCTCAGCTCGAGGCCGCATTGCGCGACCGCGCGGCCGGGGCCTGGCACCTGCACGAACTCACCGCGGACCGGGACCTGTCGTTCCTGCTGCTGCTGTCGGCGGCGACCGGCTCGGTGCTACCGGCCGCACAGGCGTGCGACGCGGCGGGCACCGCCTTCCTCGCCGCGCTGGCATCCCACCGCAACGGGCAGGGCCTGCCCGCCACGGCGCTGGCGTGGGGTCCGTGGGCCGAACTGGGCGCCGGCGCCCTGACCACCGAACTCCAGCTCGAACGCCTGCGGCGGCAAGGTGTTTCGCGGCTCGGCAGGGACGAGGCACTGAACCTGTTCGATCGTGCCGTCCGGTGCGGGGAACCGGCACTGCACGCGGTGCGAATCGACGCCGCGATCCTGGCCGACCGCACCGACTACCGCCCCGCACTGCTGCGGCAGCTGGTAGCCGACGCCGCGCGCGCGAGATCGGAACCGACGCGAGACGCCGCCCACACCCGGCCCGACGGGCAGCGGGACATCGCCGGTGACGTCCGGGCCGTGGTCGCCGCCGCGCTCGGGCACCGGGACCCCGGCGCGGTCGAACCGGACCGCCCCTTCCTCGAACTCGGGGTGGAATCGCTGAGCGTCATGGATATCCAGGCGGGCCTGCGCCGGGCGACCGGAATACGACTGTCCCCCAGGGAAATCCTGGATTCCGGCTCGGTCACCGGGCTCGCGCGCCTGGTCGCGTCGCGTTCGGCGCGACCGGATGCGGCGGACACCGAGGCCGGTGATCCAGCGTCAACGGATCTCGGTGTCGCCGAACTCTTCCGGGCCGCTGTCCGAGCTCGCGCCGTGGACCGGGGACTGGCATTGATCAGTGCGGCGGCCGACCTGCGCCCGACGTTCGACACCGCGGGTCCGCCGCCCGCATCGCTCGCGCTGTCCCGAGGCCCGGCCGAGCCACTGCTGGTGTGCGTCAGCGCGCCGATCATCACCGGCGGTATCCACCAATACGTGCGTATCGCGAAGCGATTCGAGGGCCGGATCCCCGTGAGCGGAGTGCCGCTGGCCGGGTTCGGCGCGGGCGAATCCCTGCCCGCCACACCCGCGGCCGCCGTCTCCTGGCTGTGCGACGCGGTGGAACAGGCGGCGGGTGGGCGGCCGATCGTGCTCGTCGGCTACTCCTCTGGCGGCGCCCTCGCGCACGCCGCCGCCGGGCGACTCGCCGCCCGGGGATCGGCCGAGCTGCGCGGCCTCGTCATGCTCGACAGCTTCCGGCCGGACGCGGCGGGCTGGGGCGCGCCGATGGAACCGTTGTTCGCGGGCATGCTCGACGGCGAGGACGGCACGGGCGACGGCGGTCTCGCGGTGCGACTCACCGCCATGGCGATGTGGGGCCGCCACCTGCGCGCGCTGCCACTGGACCCGCTGCCGCTGCCGGTGCTGTTCGTCCGCTGCACGCGGAACTACCGCCCGCCCGGCGGCGACCTCCCGGAGTTCCCGCTCGCCACCGGGTGGCAGCCCGAGCACACCGTGCGCGAGGTCGGCTACGACCATTTCACCCTGCTCACCGACGGCGCGGCCGACGTCGCCCGGCACATCACGAATTGGCTTGCGCCGCACTGA